The genomic interval GACGAAGGAAGTTCCTTTTGCAGTCTAACCCCTTCCGTTTCTGAGGACCAGAAGTAGGGAATGGTTTTTGAGAAgggctctttattttattttgtagtactgggatttggactcagagactacaccttgagcccctccactagccctttttttgatggattttgtttttcaagatactgtctcgcaaactatttgcccaggctggcttcgaactgtgatcctcctgatctctgtcttctgagtagctaggattacaggtgtgagccaccagtgcccagctgagaaGGGCTCTTTCCCTGGAATGTTTCAGTAGAGAGGTTAAAGCTCCTCTCTGGCTATGAAGGTGAGGGTCAGGAAGGCAAGGAGAATGGCCCACATGAACTTTGAGTAATCAGTTCctggggttgggggcatggcccacTTGCCTACtcacctttcattttctgtttgacCTCCTGGTCCTAGGCAAAGCTGCTGAAGCGGCAGCAGCGAATGATCAAGAACAGAGAGTCTGCATGCCAGTCccggaggaagaagaaagagtatCTGCAGGGACTGGAGGCCAGACTGCAGGCAGTGCTGGCTGACAACCAACAGCTGCGCAGGGAGAATGCTGCCCTCCGGCGGCGACTGGAGGCACTGCTAGCTGAGGTAAGCCTGGATTGTCCTTGGGAAAGAACAAAGCCTTCTTGAGGTGACTTAGTCTCTCCTGTCTCTTCCTCTGCACCTTAGAACAGCGAGCTCAAGTTAGGGTCTGGAAACAGGAAAGTGGTCTGCATCATGGTCTTCCTTCTCTTCATTGCCTTCAACTTTGGACCTGTTAGGTAAGATCATTCCCACGTACCAAGAACCCTCCAGGTAGAGCTGAGTCTCACAGCTGCTTGATTGCTGGCTTTGGCCCAGATTGTTTTCTCCATATCACATACAAATGTTCTGGTGTCCTTAGCACTGATGGTGTGCCCAACAGTCCTTTCTTGCTCCACCATTTCTCTCATAGGTGGTACCTTGTGGGGTAGATGATGGAAATGATGCCAATAAATAGTGATTTTTAAGGGCTTATTGAGTGCTAGGCTCTAGGTTAAgtgctttccttttcttgtttcctGGACCTGGGAGGTAGGGAGTTTTATTGTTCCCATCTTATATATGAAGAGACTCAGCCTTGTCAAGCAGATTAAAACCTAGGCAGTTTGACTGAGGAGCCCTTACTCTTGACTTCATAAAGCTGGAATAATTCTTTATGTTCTGTGCTTTCCTACCCACAGCATCAGTGAGCCTCCTCCAGCTCCTGTCTCTCCTCGGATGAGCAGGGAGGAGCCTCGACCCCAGAGACATTTGCTGGAATTCTCAGAGCAAGATCCAGTTCATGGAGTTGAACCCTTCCAGGGGTCCTTTCAGGCCCCTGAGGAGCCTCAGCCAAGCCCCACAGGTCATCCCAGTTTCAGGTGAGAGAACAAGGACTCCTTTTCCTTGGGGGGTATGAGCAAATCTTTTCCCAAAAAGCTACTTTTGTGGGAAGGGATAGTCAAAGCTGTTCTCTTGCTGACAGTGCCTGCCTTGTTGATGTGAGAGTGTTGGGCCATCTCTAATCATTGCTTCCTTCCTGCCTTACTCCAGGAACCTGACAGCCTTCGCTGGGGGTGCCAAAGAGTTACTACTGAGAGACCTAGACCAGCTTTTCCTCTCCTCTGACTGCCGGCACTTCAACCGAACTGAGTCCCTGAGGTGTGAGGGAGTCAGAGCTGGGCACCTTCCCTTGGCCTTTGAGGTCCTTCATAGACAGCCTGGTTGTCCTGTGTAGTGCAGCTTCAGCTCCCCCTGCCTTTTCCTTTCACTCTTGCGTGTGGCCCAAGGAAATAGTCATGGCATCTTTGCCTGGCCCAGAGGTGGTGACCATCCTCTGCTTTCCCAGGCTCGCCGATGAGTTGAGTGGCTGGGTCCAGCGTCACCAGAGAGGCCGACGGAAAATGCCTCAGAGGGCCCAGGAGAGACAGGTAAGAGTCAGTGGGGGTGGTTCAAGAAAGGTCATATGAAGACAAGGGCCAAATGTCATGGGGATTTCAAGTGGGTATTTTGTGGAAGTGTCAGGGATTGGGGAAGTGGAGGAATGGCTATGAGGTGGCGTTAGCTTCCAGGGGCCTCCTGTCTCTTTCCCGTTTCCCTTTAGCCTCTCCAAATCCTTAGATCCTTCTCCTTCCAGAAGTCTCAGCTACGGAAGAGGTTGCCTCCAGTTAAGTCAGTCCCCACCCAACCCCTGGGACCTCCAGAAAGGTAAATAAAGTGAGATTCTACTCTATAAAAGAACTGTACCTCCCAGAGCTGTTCTATGGTTGTCATCATTGTCACCAGTGACATTATGCTTCCCTCCCCCGCCAaggtctctgtctctttccttctcatcaGGAACTAGGCACTGGGCTTAATTCCTCCCAAATCCTGTTTTCACCTTCCTAGGGATGCTGTGGGCCAACTACAGTTATATCGCCACCCAGACCGTTCACAGCCAGAGTTCTTGGATGCAATTGACCGTCGGGAAGACACATTTTATGTTGTCTCCTTCCAAAGGGTGAGTTCCTCCTCCTCACCCTCCCCTTGTCACCCTGAACTCTATCAGGTGAAGAGTAGAGCTGGGGAGACTGTGGGCATCTTTTCCTCcactgcccagcctggcctctctGCTCCCCAGGACCACTTGCTGCTCCCAGCCATCAGCCACAACAAGACCTCCAGACCCAAGATGTCCCTGGTGATGCCTGCCATGGCTCCTAATGGTAATTCTGTCCCTCTGGGTGAAGGGAGCGGTCCTGGAATTGAGGAAGGGGGAAGTTCCTACAGGGAGATCCAGCAAGGGGTactgagggagaaagggagaggagcgGGGATATTCAGAGAGAGACTTAGAGGTGAAAAGCCCGAAGTaagtgaagagaaaacaaagcacaGGTGACTGAGAAGTGGAggggagagacagacacagatgaCACACAGAAcaccccagcacttaggaagctgagtcaggaggatggagagtttgaggtcagcctgtgctacatagtgagattctgtctcaaaaagaatgcgggtaaaaagaaatctacataacacagaaaataaaaaaaaaaaatgcaagtgaAGGTACCTAGGTAGGTGGCTGGGCAGAGTGGGATAAGATGAAGCCTGCTAGActctcacttctttttttctcttaatgtcCTCTTCTATATGATCCCTCACTCatcaatgtcattttcttttccttccccattCCTTTTCCTTGCCCCAACCTTCATCCTTGCCATCCCATTTAACTCCGTTGTGGACCTGCCTCCTCATCATtgccccttcctttccttccaatCATCTTAACTTTTCTGACCCCCCCTCCCACTCCTGTTTgcctcctccctcttttcttcattAACTCTCCTCTTCTCACAGAGACCCTATCAGGCCGGGGGGCCCCAGGGGACTATGAGGAGATGATGCAGATCGAGTGTGAGGTCATGGACACCAGGGTGATTCACATCAAGACCTCCACGGTGCCCCCCTCGCTCCGAAAACAGCGGTCCCCAACCCCGGGCAATGCCACAGGTGGCCCCTTGCCAGCTTCTGCAGCCAGCCCAGCCCATCAGGCCTCCCACCAACCCCTCTACCTCAATCATCCCTGACCTCTGCAGTTCACACTGACTTAgaactgggggtgggggacacaaAACAACCAAATGGGACAGTTTCAAATTTCCCTGATCCCTGGACTTGGGGCAGTTGGTAAAGACAGAGTGTGGGGTTAAGCACTTTTTAGAATATAGGGCTCCTCTCATTTCTATGAACCCCCAGTCCTGGTTCTTTCTCTGAGGGCATTGAGTGAGGTTTGGTTTTGGGGTGGGTGGGCTCCCGAATACTCTTTatacttttgtttctctctttgggAGTAGAGATGGGAATTTAGTCCCCAGGTGGGACAAGGGAAGTTTTTACATTTTGGAGTTGGTTACTCAAGTAAAGGAGGGGTGGTGGAGGGAGATCAGTTTATGTGTGTAcgtatcttttttattattaaataaacaacTTGGAGGGCATTAAAGGATTGGTGGCTGCCTTTCTGGCTTATGACTTCTAGAGGGCCAGCATCAAAGAACCAAGCACAGAAGATATTGCTGGCAATGGGGTGGGGTAGGTGTGGGGTCACAGACCTCATGTCATCCACTTGCCCTACTCCTGCAACTATTGGGTATGTCTGTGTCTGTGGAGTGATACCAGAGGATTTTACTGGAATGTGTCTGAGTAAACAGGAAGGATGGGCCCCACGCCCTTCAGGGTGCATAGCAGCTCATTCCCTGCTCTCCAGCAGgtttccccccaccccttgcttTCCAGGATGAGCAGCTCACACAAACAACAGGAGCTAGGGCCAGAAGGCGCTCAGCCCAGGAAGGAGGGACCATGGTGGAGAAGGTTGTGGTATTTAGGAGGGAAGGGACATCTTGCAGGACATCCTCTTAGGGACTGAGACCTGAGGGTTcagatgaaagaaaaagacaagagtgGGTCAGGAAGAAAATGCTGTGTGTTCTAATTTGGAGGAAGGGGAACAGGAAAAGTGAGGGGTTTAGTCTGCCCAACCAGGAGGGATCTCTTGTCGAGCAGCGCATCAGGCCTGACCCTGCAGGAGTGTCCTGGGTCAGCTGGAGGGTGTAAGCTGGGCCTGGGCTCCATGCCCAGATGACTGGACAGGGGCTGCCTGGGCCATAAGCCCAGGCCTGAAGGAGGAAGAACCTCACATGTCCAGCCAGGCTCTCCCTCCACACCCCCACCCATACTGTGTTTGGGGTGAAAACAGACTGGGTAGCTATGACAACCTGGAACTGGGGCTCCCAGGAACTGGGCTCTCCTCCCTCCAGGGGACAGCCCTGGACCTCAGCCACTTCCTGTCTCAGGTCTCCCTGAACCTTATCCAGCCCTATACCAGCGGTAAGTGCCATGAGAACCAGGATTTTGGAAGCAGATCACCTGTTGAGCCTTTGTTAGCTGATGTCCTTAAACACTCTGGGCctctgtgtcctcatctgtaagatgcgATACTCCTACGAAGTTTTCGGTGGTGTAAGGATGAAAGGTGATGTTTACAGTGGTTGGTCTGTAGTAGACACTACTTTCCTCAGCCTCTGCTCTGTTCCTCATTTACATTGTCTTCCTCTTTTCCCCTTTTATGCCATCTAGTTCCATCACTGTTTTCCTACCCTATTGTTTTCTCCTTCCTGATCCCAGTTTGGGAAAGTGATCAAAGAGCTGGCATCTCACACTGGGGACTTGAGTGGGACATGTACTTTTTTCTAAGTGACCAGGGACAGTGGGCACTTTAGTATGAGCCAGACTTCAGACTGGTCTTAGCTGAGGGAGTGGAGTTTTAGGGAGGACTGAGGAAGCCATTGAGATTGGGCATGTGGGGTGGCAGGGTTGGAatggggaggtgaaggcaggcCCTGGGCTGCTGCCCTTCAGGCCCTTCACGCCCTTCAGGCCCATTTCCATTCCTCTGCCTGTACCCTACCCAAGGCCAGCTCAGTATGCCAGGCTGTTGCCACACCTACATCTCACTCCTCCTCTTGTGAACCCTCTGTCCCTCTGTTCTGCTTTCCTTGGGCCACCACCTCTTCCTTCCTCAGGATCCCCACCTTTTGTTCTCTGTCATCCCTGAACTTAATGTCCCTCCCTTCATATAGACTTCTTGCCTTCCTGTCTGTCCTCCACCAGGAGTTTTCACCATCCCTTTTGACCCTTTATTCctgatgcattttttttctttcattttatttttactttttactccctctactttcttttatttttccctggGCTTCTCAGGCTCCTGCTGTTGACCCTGGGTGTGCCTCCTCCCTTTGTCATGCCTCCCCCCTCTCTATTTCCTTCTGTACTTCTTTGTCCACATTCCTTGTCCCTTCCCATTACTTCCTCTCTGCTCCCCCCccagtcttctctttccttcccccttcccactgaaCTTCCCCACTCCAGTCCTCTTCCCAGCTATGGGGGCCAGGACTGGGGAGCCTAATGTTTGCGTCATTGTTCTGCTATGGCTTCTAGATACAGCACATCTGGATTCCGGGGCCCAGATGTGTGGTTGCCACAGCGACCTCAGTCCCTCTGGTAAATACAGGCGCCCACCCGCCCCACAGCAGAGAACAAAACAATTGTGTGACTTTCTTTTGTCACGAGATAGAAatgtcctccctcctcccttctccccacacCCATGTCTCCTGGCAAAGGGAGTTTTAAGGGTCCAGACCCTTCTTTCAGTGGCTCTCTTGTCCCCTGTTCAGCCCTGGCCTCTCAGTTCTCATCTTTCTTAAagattctgtcttttctttcacaTTCTCACCTTCACCACACACCTCCTAGCTCTCCATAATGGATGTTGAATCCCATCTTACGTAGTTTTTTTCTCACTGTATCTATACAATAACTGGACATAG from Castor canadensis chromosome 8, mCasCan1.hap1v2, whole genome shotgun sequence carries:
- the Atf6b gene encoding cyclic AMP-dependent transcription factor ATF-6 beta isoform X4, giving the protein MVGGRGEKMAELMLLSEIADPTRFFTDNLLSPEDWGVRNSPLYPGLDEVAEEQMQLFRCVEQDVPFDSSSVDVGMDTSPPEPPWDPLPIFPDLQVKSEPSSPCSSSSLSSESSHLSTEPCRQAPGVGEVLRVKTESLAPPLCLLGDDPTSPFETVQITVGPTSDDPSDIQTKVEPVSPSSSVNSEASLLSADSPSQAFTGEEVLEVKTESPSPPGCLLWDVSAPSRGAVQISMVPSPDSSSGKAPLIRKPPLQPKPVVLTTVQMPSRAVPPSTTVLLQPLVQQPTGPPVVLIQGAIRVQPEGPSPAVPRPERKSIVPAPMPGNSCPPEVDAKLLKRQQRMIKNRESACQSRRKKKEYLQGLEARLQAVLADNQQLRRENAALRRRLEALLAENSELKLGSGNRKVVCIMVFLLFIAFNFGPVSISEPPPAPVSPRMSREEPRPQRHLLEFSEQDPVHGVEPFQGSFQAPEEPQPSPTGHPSFRNLTAFAGGAKELLLRDLDQLFLSSDCRHFNRTESLRLADELSGWVQRHQRGRRKMPQRAQERQKSQLRKRLPPVKSVPTQPLGPPERDAVGQLQLYRHPDRSQPEFLDAIDRREDTFYVVSFQRPGLSAPQDHLLLPAISHNKTSRPKMSLVMPAMAPNETLSGRGAPGDYEEMMQIECEVMDTRVIHIKTSTVPPSLRKQRSPTPGNATGGPLPASAASPAHQASHQPLYLNHP
- the Atf6b gene encoding cyclic AMP-dependent transcription factor ATF-6 beta isoform X7, whose amino-acid sequence is MVGGRGEKMAELMLLSEIADPTRFFTDNLLSPEDWDSPLYPGLDEVAEEQMQLFRCVEQDVPFDSSSVDVGMDTSPPEPPWDPLPIFPDLQVKSEPSSPCSSSSLSSESSHLSTEPCRQAPGVGEVLRVKTESLAPPLCLLGDDPTSPFETVQITVGPTSDDPSDIQTKVEPVSPSSSVNSEASLLSADSPSQAFTGEEVLEVKTESPSPPGCLLWDVSAPSRGAVQISMVPSPDSSSGKAPLIRKPPLQPKPVVLTTVQMPSRAVPPSTTVLLQPLVQQPTGPPVVLIQGAIRVQPEGPSPAVPRPERKSIVPAPMPGNSCPPEVDAKLLKRQQRMIKNRESACQSRRKKKEYLQGLEARLQAVLADNQQLRRENAALRRRLEALLAENSELKLGSGNRKVVCIMVFLLFIAFNFGPVSISEPPPAPVSPRMSREEPRPQRHLLEFSEQDPVHGVEPFQGSFQAPEEPQPSPTGHPSFRNLTAFAGGAKELLLRDLDQLFLSSDCRHFNRTESLRLADELSGWVQRHQRGRRKMPQRAQERQKSQLRKRLPPVKSVPTQPLGPPERDAVGQLQLYRHPDRSQPEFLDAIDRREDTFYVVSFQRDHLLLPAISHNKTSRPKMSLVMPAMAPNETLSGRGAPGDYEEMMQIECEVMDTRVIHIKTSTVPPSLRKQRSPTPGNATGGPLPASAASPAHQASHQPLYLNHP
- the Atf6b gene encoding cyclic AMP-dependent transcription factor ATF-6 beta isoform X6 encodes the protein MVGGRGEKMAELMLLSEIADPTRFFTDNLLSPEDWGVRNSPLYPGLDEVAEEQMQLFRCVEQDVPFDSSSVDVGMDTSPPEPPWDPLPIFPDLQVKSEPSSPCSSSSLSSESSHLSTEPCRQAPGVGEVLRVKTESLAPPLCLLGDDPTSPFETVQITVGPTSDDPSDIQTKVEPVSPSSSVNSEASLLSADSPSQAFTGEEVLEVKTESPSPPGCLLWDVSAPSRGAVQISMVPSPDSSSGKAPLIRKPPLQPKPVVLTTVQMPSRAVPPSTTVLLQPLVQQPTGPPVVLIQGAIRVQPEGPSPAVPRPERKSIVPAPMPGNSCPPEVDAKLLKRQQRMIKNRESACQSRRKKKEYLQGLEARLQAVLADNQQLRRENAALRRRLEALLAENSELKLGSGNRKVVCIMVFLLFIAFNFGPVSISEPPPAPVSPRMSREEPRPQRHLLEFSEQDPVHGVEPFQGSFQAPEEPQPSPTGHPSFRNLTAFAGGAKELLLRDLDQLFLSSDCRHFNRTESLRLADELSGWVQRHQRGRRKMPQRAQERQKSQLRKRLPPVKSVPTQPLGPPERDAVGQLQLYRHPDRSQPEFLDAIDRREDTFYVVSFQRDHLLLPAISHNKTSRPKMSLVMPAMAPNETLSGRGAPGDYEEMMQIECEVMDTRVIHIKTSTVPPSLRKQRSPTPGNATGGPLPASAASPAHQASHQPLYLNHP
- the Atf6b gene encoding cyclic AMP-dependent transcription factor ATF-6 beta isoform X3; the encoded protein is MVGGRGEKMAELMLLSEIADPTRFFTDNLLSPEDWGVRNSPLYPGLDEVAEEQMQLFRCVEQDVPFDSSSVDVGMDTSPPEPPWDPLPIFPDLQVKSEPSSPCSSSSLSSESSHLSTEPCRQAPGVGEVLRVKTESLAPPLCLLGDDPTSPFETVQITVGPTSDDPSDIQTKVEPVSPSSSVNSEASLLSADSPSQAFTGEEVLEVKTESPSPPGCLLWDVSAPSRGAVQISMVPSPDSSSGKAPLIRKPPLQPKPVVLTTVQMPSRAVPPSTTVLLQPLVQQPTGPPVVLIQGAIRVQPEGPSPAVPRPERKSIVPAPMPGNSCPPEVDAKLLKRQQRMIKNRESACQSRRKKKEYLQGLEARLQAVLADNQQLRRENAALRRRLEALLAENSELKLGSGNRKVVCIMVFLLFIAFNFGPVSISEPPPAPVSPRMSREEPRPQRHLLEFSEQDPVHGVEPFQGSFQAPEEPQPSPTGHPSFRNLTAFAGGAKELLLRDLDQLFLSSDCRHFNRTESLRLADELSGWVQRHQRGRRKMPQRAQERQPLQILRSFSFQKSQLRKRLPPVKSVPTQPLGPPERDAVGQLQLYRHPDRSQPEFLDAIDRREDTFYVVSFQRDHLLLPAISHNKTSRPKMSLVMPAMAPNETLSGRGAPGDYEEMMQIECEVMDTRVIHIKTSTVPPSLRKQRSPTPGNATGGPLPASAASPAHQASHQPLYLNHP
- the Atf6b gene encoding cyclic AMP-dependent transcription factor ATF-6 beta isoform X5, encoding MVGGRGEKMAELMLLSEIADPTRFFTDNLLSPEDWGVRNSPLYPGLDEVAEEQMQLFRCVEQDVPFDSSSVDVGMDTSPPEPPWDPLPIFPDLQVKSEPSSPCSSSSLSSESSHLSTEPCRQAPGVGEVLRVKTESLAPPLCLLGDDPTSPFETVQITVGPTSDDPSDIQTKVEPVSPSSSVNSEASLLSADSPSQAFTGEEVLEVKTESPSPPGCLLWDVSAPSRGAVQISMVPSPDSSSGKAPLIRKPPLQPKPVVLTTVQMPSRAVPPSTTVLLQPLVQQPTGPPVVLIQGAIRVQPEGPSPAVPRPERKSIVPAPMPGNSCPPEVDAKLLKRQQRMIKNRESACQSRRKKKEYLQGLEARLQAVLADNQQLRRENAALRRRLEALLAENSELKLGSGNRKVVCIMVFLLFIAFNFGPVSISEPPPAPVSPRMSREEPRPQRHLLEFSEQDPVHGVEPFQGSFQAPEEPQPSPTGHPSFRNLTAFAGGAKELLLRDLDQLFLSSDCRHFNRTESLRLADELSGWVQRHQRGRRKMPQRAQERQSQLRKRLPPVKSVPTQPLGPPERDAVGQLQLYRHPDRSQPEFLDAIDRREDTFYVVSFQRPGLSAPQDHLLLPAISHNKTSRPKMSLVMPAMAPNETLSGRGAPGDYEEMMQIECEVMDTRVIHIKTSTVPPSLRKQRSPTPGNATGGPLPASAASPAHQASHQPLYLNHP
- the Atf6b gene encoding cyclic AMP-dependent transcription factor ATF-6 beta isoform X1, producing MVGGRGEKMAELMLLSEIADPTRFFTDNLLSPEDWGVRNSPLYPGLDEVAEEQMQLFRCVEQDVPFDSSSVDVGMDTSPPEPPWDPLPIFPDLQVKSEPSSPCSSSSLSSESSHLSTEPCRQAPGVGEVLRVKTESLAPPLCLLGDDPTSPFETVQITVGPTSDDPSDIQTKVEPVSPSSSVNSEASLLSADSPSQAFTGEEVLEVKTESPSPPGCLLWDVSAPSRGAVQISMVPSPDSSSGKAPLIRKPPLQPKPVVLTTVQMPSRAVPPSTTVLLQPLVQQPTGPPVVLIQGAIRVQPEGPSPAVPRPERKSIVPAPMPGNSCPPEVDAKLLKRQQRMIKNRESACQSRRKKKEYLQGLEARLQAVLADNQQLRRENAALRRRLEALLAENSELKLGSGNRKVVCIMVFLLFIAFNFGPVSISEPPPAPVSPRMSREEPRPQRHLLEFSEQDPVHGVEPFQGSFQAPEEPQPSPTGHPSFRNLTAFAGGAKELLLRDLDQLFLSSDCRHFNRTESLRLADELSGWVQRHQRGRRKMPQRAQERQPLQILRSFSFQKSQLRKRLPPVKSVPTQPLGPPERDAVGQLQLYRHPDRSQPEFLDAIDRREDTFYVVSFQRPGLSAPQDHLLLPAISHNKTSRPKMSLVMPAMAPNETLSGRGAPGDYEEMMQIECEVMDTRVIHIKTSTVPPSLRKQRSPTPGNATGGPLPASAASPAHQASHQPLYLNHP
- the Atf6b gene encoding cyclic AMP-dependent transcription factor ATF-6 beta isoform X8; this translates as MQLFRCVEQDVPFDSSSVDVGMDTSPPEPPWDPLPIFPDLQVKSEPSSPCSSSSLSSESSHLSTEPCRQAPGVGEVLRVKTESLAPPLCLLGDDPTSPFETVQITVGPTSDDPSDIQTKVEPVSPSSSVNSEASLLSADSPSQAFTGEEVLEVKTESPSPPGCLLWDVSAPSRGAVQISMVPSPDSSSGKAPLIRKPPLQPKPVVLTTVQMPSRAVPPSTTVLLQPLVQQPTGPPVVLIQGAIRVQPEGPSPAVPRPERKSIVPAPMPGNSCPPEVDAKLLKRQQRMIKNRESACQSRRKKKEYLQGLEARLQAVLADNQQLRRENAALRRRLEALLAENSELKLGSGNRKVVCIMVFLLFIAFNFGPVSISEPPPAPVSPRMSREEPRPQRHLLEFSEQDPVHGVEPFQGSFQAPEEPQPSPTGHPSFRNLTAFAGGAKELLLRDLDQLFLSSDCRHFNRTESLRLADELSGWVQRHQRGRRKMPQRAQERQPLQILRSFSFQKSQLRKRLPPVKSVPTQPLGPPERDAVGQLQLYRHPDRSQPEFLDAIDRREDTFYVVSFQRPGLSAPQDHLLLPAISHNKTSRPKMSLVMPAMAPNETLSGRGAPGDYEEMMQIECEVMDTRVIHIKTSTVPPSLRKQRSPTPGNATGGPLPASAASPAHQASHQPLYLNHP
- the Atf6b gene encoding cyclic AMP-dependent transcription factor ATF-6 beta isoform X2; this encodes MVGGRGEKMAELMLLSEIADPTRFFTDNLLSPEDWDSPLYPGLDEVAEEQMQLFRCVEQDVPFDSSSVDVGMDTSPPEPPWDPLPIFPDLQVKSEPSSPCSSSSLSSESSHLSTEPCRQAPGVGEVLRVKTESLAPPLCLLGDDPTSPFETVQITVGPTSDDPSDIQTKVEPVSPSSSVNSEASLLSADSPSQAFTGEEVLEVKTESPSPPGCLLWDVSAPSRGAVQISMVPSPDSSSGKAPLIRKPPLQPKPVVLTTVQMPSRAVPPSTTVLLQPLVQQPTGPPVVLIQGAIRVQPEGPSPAVPRPERKSIVPAPMPGNSCPPEVDAKLLKRQQRMIKNRESACQSRRKKKEYLQGLEARLQAVLADNQQLRRENAALRRRLEALLAENSELKLGSGNRKVVCIMVFLLFIAFNFGPVSISEPPPAPVSPRMSREEPRPQRHLLEFSEQDPVHGVEPFQGSFQAPEEPQPSPTGHPSFRNLTAFAGGAKELLLRDLDQLFLSSDCRHFNRTESLRLADELSGWVQRHQRGRRKMPQRAQERQPLQILRSFSFQKSQLRKRLPPVKSVPTQPLGPPERDAVGQLQLYRHPDRSQPEFLDAIDRREDTFYVVSFQRPGLSAPQDHLLLPAISHNKTSRPKMSLVMPAMAPNETLSGRGAPGDYEEMMQIECEVMDTRVIHIKTSTVPPSLRKQRSPTPGNATGGPLPASAASPAHQASHQPLYLNHP